ACATATTGTTTCAAATGCTGACTCATCTTCTTCTCTCCCATTCCTGACCACAAACTGTGAAATCCTTGTGCTTTCTCAATACAGTTCTGCTTTAGTCGAGGCAAACATCTTCAGGGTCTCTCGCTATAATGCAGACCTGATTAATTCTTTGAAACTTTTCAGAAGACTCAAGCTATGTTTGTGAAATATCTACTTAACAATTAATTGGTGATTTCGTGGGTAGATTATTATCTGGAAGGTTTTAGACACACAATCTAACCTGCGGTCTTTTTCCAGGATGGAAATGAGGTAATTTTCAGGATTAAGAGAAGCACCCAACTGAAGAAACTCATGAATGCTTATTGTGAACGGCAATCAGTGGATTTCAACTCTATTGCCTTTCTGTTTGACGGCCGTCGCCTACGAGGGGAGCAGACTCCAGATGAGGTAATTCACCCCCTCTCTGTGTATCTCACATGTGCTCACACAAATTGCCAGTTGAACTCAAAGTAAGTTTTCTTTGCAGCTGGAAATGGAGGAGGGAGATGAAATAGACGCAATGCTGCACCAAACTGGAGGCACGCCTGCTTAGCAAGTACAAAAGAATGAAAAGGGTGTGGAGTTGTAATATAAGTCACTCTTATTACtctatcttctttcactcttaaCTAGAAATGTCTTTCACTATTTTTATTGACCCGACTTGATGTGTCGGACTTCTGTCAACTGGAATTAACTTGATGTGCCCCATATGCTTGTATTTGCAAGCGTggcattctttttctttttagcTTTTGATTTGTTTCATCATGTCAGTCGCCTGCTCTTTCTTTCCGCAATGTGGTGAAAAATCCAAATTTACGTCTGTGATTTCTTGAAGTAGCGACATGGTTTGAAAAGGTTCTAACAAGGACTCGTTTATCAGCATGTTCTGTTGTTCCCTGTTTGTAGAATCTATTTCGAAAAATAAGTTTCCTTGAATCGGGTTTTCGTCATGTAAATCGGCGGCAAACTTTCCCCAGTTTTTGCAAATCCTAACAGTTGAATCCATTTTTTCTAAGATGAAATTTACCCGTATGAGGTTCCGGCATGATTCGAATTTAGGATCTTGGTCGTGGGATGAAACTGCTGTTTGCTTGAATCAACAAGTAACAAATCAACTTTTATGACTCGTTGAATAACTGATAGTTTGAGTAAATATCATACCCcttaaaaacaatatatttttaagtgaTTGTGATACAATAAAGATATTGAAAATGGTAATAGTTAGTTGATGTCAAAGTAGAATAATATAGGGAAAAAAAGGTTGATTTCTAAAAGTAAAATCAGCTTTGCAAAAAGCAACCAAACTATTGAATTGATATTGAATAACAAAACAAATTATCAACCTTCAAATTAAATCAACCGGTCaaatattgttagcataaaTGTAATAAAGTTCCCACTTATAGATTTAGCAGCTAcctagaatttattcaagaaGTATAATACTAGATAATTAAAATCACAACCctcataatttattttgaaatataaatagcTAATGATTGTGACATCCGCGACAAGTGAGTGCTgatatttattgattattatgtgcacgttattattgttttcaatatctTGGATAACAAACCTGATTGCTGTCATTTACTTTACTTAAACAAACTGAATCGAGTagaatataatgaaaatttaaaagctTGAATTAATTTCGAATTATTTTTATTCGAGTTCGATTCgaagtttgaaaattttaaaacttttgacTTGAATTCGATTCGAATTAAAGTCAgagttcgagttcgagttcgaCTCGAAAAATTGGAACATGTTCGCGAATTATTCGAATTATTgcttgaaaataattattcaaaagacgcgaaatttatttatttaatatttaattatattgtatTAATAAACTATCAAGGTTCGTGAGCTATCGAACAAAACAATTTAGTCTCGAGTTGGCTCGAAAAAAATTCGACTATGTTAGAGTTCGGCTCAAATTTGATAACtagaatatatatcaaatatttttcgagtcgaCTCGAAAatcttctaatttttaaaaagttagtattaattgatttatgtactaatttttaaaaagttagtatttattaatttatcaaagtaattgattttatcaaaataatcgaatttataatattaacaaTAAGATATTATCCCATTGAATTACAAAATcatgcttaattttttttttattattcaacCTTGAAAAAATCTTGCTTAATTTAATCCAAAAGAAGTGCTAATCACacaacaattttcttatgaaaaCGGTCACGTGGCTTACCATGCTAAATAAAGAGAGGGGACACAGAGATGGAAAACAAAGAGATTTGGTTgcagaaaatattacaaaatcaATGGGGAAGAAGACCCAATGCAAATTCCCCAAAAGCGGCCTTAACCATTTCTTTCTTCTTATGCTTTCCCTTCTCCCCGCGCTTCCCATCTCTCAATCCTTCGACTATGGAGAAGCCCTGTCCAAGAGTCTCCTCTACTTCGAGGCCCAGCGCTCCGGACGCCTCCCGTACAACCAGAGGGTGCTGTGGCGCCAGCATTCCGGCCTCACCGACGGCCTTGAACAAGGGGTATGCGTCGATTGATTTACTTTAGATTTTTACAAGTTTACAAGGCCAATGTGGTCTCTAGGCGGACCACTTTCTGTTGATCACACTTGTGATATATATGTTGGAACAGGTGGATTTGGTGGGAGGCTACTATGATGCAGGAGACAATGTAAAGTTTGGTTTGCCTATGGCTTTTACCGTGACGTTGCTGTCGTGGGGAGTGATCGAATTCCGGGAAGAAATCGCGGCGGCGGGTGAACTCCGGCATGCATTGGAAGCTATCAAGTGGGGAACTGATTATTTCATAAAGGCACACACTCATCCTCATGTCTTGTGGGCACAGGTATATAACTAGTCTATAGATTCATAAATTCTGTTCGATATAGttgatgaattcagtttggtCTCATGTTCgtcaatttattttgttttgtctTTCCGAGATGGGATTTCGATCGATTCAAGAATCAAGACTAAATCAAACATTTATACTAAATCCCCCAATCACGCTGCGAACCACATCGGCCACTTGCAATCTGCCTAGATTTTGTGCGGGTTGGGTCCACTGTTTTCAAATCTTGTTTCTTTTACTCTAAAGCAACTCTCTTTTGCCTTCGAATCTCAGACACAAATTCGGAAGTCTAACGTAAATCAACTAATCAAATGCCCAATTTTTACCTCGAGCTCTGTGAAAGCAATCCACCAGCCGTTAAATCTGTGTTTTACTACGTGTCAGCAAATCTAATATTATTGGAATACAAATATAAAAACCATTTTAGAAAACAAGATATGTTTTCAGGTCGGTGATGGTGACACCGACCACCTGTGCTGGCAGCGGCCGGAGGACATGACAACTTCGCGGCGAGCTTTCAAGGTGGATGAGAAGAATCCCGGCTCCGATGTGGCGGCAGAAACGGCGGCTGCCATGGCGGCAGCGTCCATTGTGTTTAGGAGAACGAACCCACATTACTCCCACCTCCTCTTGGAACATGCACAACAGGAAAGTTAAGTTTAATTAATGAGGTTGTTAGATAGATGGAATTAACTAGATTTGGTCGTAATCTTGCAAGATATTAATTACTAATATTACATTCTAAATTAGTTATTAGGAACATTAATATTTGTTCCATCAAACTTAATCAgacaaatatttatttgttatgtaaaaaaatttaaactaataATTGATGTGCACAGCTGATCAGAACTTATTACATTCACTTCCAGAAAACAAGAAGTAATCCCATCTCTCTCTTCTTAATTCTCTTTGCATCCTACAATGAAATCAAATTGttgtgaaaaaaattaatttaaattttgataaaaatgtataatttgcaGCTGTTTGAGTTTAGTGAGAAATATCGAGGGAATTATGACAAGAGTATACAAGGAGCAAAGGGTTACTATGCGTCGGTGAGTGGATACATGGATGAATTGCTGTGGGCAGCATTCTGGCTATACAGAGCTACCGACAATAATAACAATTACTATTTCAACTTTGCTATTCAAAACGCCCACTCTCTCGGTGGGATCACTTGGGCCTTGACTGAATTCAGCTGGGATGTTAAATATGCTGGCCTCCAAATTCTTGCTTCCATGGTATCATcattttcaatttcttttctttcatttcCCCACCCCCTACCcttatatatgaattaaaactTTTGCCAGCATGCATGAGCCAAATATGGTGGGAAATAGCTACGCCAACCTAGCTCTTTCAGTTTGGATTGTTAGAATTGAATCTTAGATTTGAAATCTTGTTGTCAGATGAACTATAAATTATGGACAACAACATGTGTGTTTCAAGTGTTAAAATTTTAGCTTCTTGGTTCCATGTTCTAGCTTTTAATgtgcatattttaaaaatataataaaatattccaACAAATATATAGATCCACAAGTCATAATCAATTCTTATTCAATTATATGGGGCCACTTGGTATCCATATATACACAACCTCTCAATATATTTGGTATTGGTTCTTCGACAACCTTTCGAGTTCAGTCCGTCACCATCCCTCattaatacaaaaattaaatatcacaGTTCCCTTCCCCTTCTGGATTTGAATCATCAAGATATAACATTTGGTGATGTATGGACTTCACAGTgtcaaataaaattgaaaaattatttagaaAATGTGTAAAAAGTGAGGTGTTGTGTTTTCAGACATCCAAATCCATCCCTTTTATACACCATCTATATACAGCTTTCACTGCATTGTACTAACTACCGCAGATACCAACGGAAGACAAAAGTGAAGACCAGAAGCAAATCCTGAAGCAGTACACTTCAAAATCGGAACATTACCTATGTGCCTGTCTGAACGCAAACAACGCCACCAACGTGCGACGCACCCCCGGAGGGCTCATGTACACCCGCCGATGGAACAATATGCAGTATGTCTCCACCGCTTTACTCTCCCTCACCATCGTCTCCCACCATCTCCAATCCACCAACCAGACTCTAAACTGCCCCACCGGATCGGTTTTCCCCGACAAAATCCTATCCTTGGTAAGATCGCAAGCGGGATACATCTTGGGATCCAATCCCATGGGGTTAAGCTACTTGGTTGGGTATGGAGACGCGTACCCCAAGAGGGTCCACCACCGAGGAGCTTCCATGGAGTTACAGAAGGGTAAAACGGGTGGGTTCTTGGGATGTAAGCAGGGGTATGACAACTGGTATGGACGACAGGATCCGAACCCGAACGTGCTTGTTGGAGCGCTTGTGGGTGGACCCGATAGCGAGGATGAGTATAGGGATAGACGAGGGAACTTCATGCAGACAGAGGCGTGTGCTTACAACTCAGCGCCCTTAGTTGGGGTTTTCGCGAAATTGTATTCGCTGGAGAGGACGAGTAGTAGTACTACAGGTTCCATTTCAAGTGGAGCTAGTTTAGGGAATGTTTCTATTGCATAATCAAGTGTATAGAACATGTTTTTTTATTCACCAATTACATGCCTCCAAAAAGacttattaataaaaaaaatttaaatttgagacGAGATTTAATTATGACAAACTCTTAAGATTAACATATATACTATGAGCagatattttgtgagacggtttcatgaatctttatctgtgagacgggtcaatcctatcgatattcacaataaaaaaatattaatcttagcataaaaagaaatattttttcatggatgaactaaataagaaatccgtctcacaaaatatgatccgtgagaccttctcatacaagtttttgtcatacacTGTATACGAAAAGATTAGAAACGGGTTAATGGGTTACCACTGCCGACACTGGAAGACGAAATAAAAAAGGATAAAAAATGGAAACACCTACCCGTTGGGCTGCAAATCACCAAGTTTTTCAAGAGTTGTCAATCATTtgctttttttaaaagaaaatcaaattaaGATTCAGTACTAGTATTACACAGAAACTAATGAAGGCTAAAGTATAATCCTACTTTCACAACTGAAGTAT
This genomic window from Primulina huaijiensis isolate GDHJ02 chromosome 7, ASM1229523v2, whole genome shotgun sequence contains:
- the LOC140980096 gene encoding small ubiquitin-related modifier 1-like — its product is MSGVDQGDTKPTDPSGGGHISLKVKGQDGNEVIFRIKRSTQLKKLMNAYCERQSVDFNSIAFLFDGRRLRGEQTPDELEMEEGDEIDAMLHQTGGTPA